The Ktedonobacteraceae bacterium genome has a window encoding:
- a CDS encoding ABC transporter substrate-binding protein — protein MKYHPPVQCVRSQKLFFQLVAMFCLVTILAACGSSGTQATNSSSKFGGNIKVGLDADVTTLDPLLSTSLYDRQVMLNIYDTLVRLDANNSIVPDLATSWSYTSPTQLVFTLRTDVKFQDGTPFNADAVVFNINRILKTPTSPRYSEISSVQSVTAVDASHVQFTLKKPFAPLLAALTDRAGMMLSPTAVQKLGSSLANGPVNAGSGPFTFKEWVKGDHLTIVKNPHYWMKDAQGNALPYLQSIRYVPITNESVMYSNLETGTINVADDLGPTEVASAKSNPSLVYKQEPGLSFFGFMLNTKVAPFNNVHVRRAIEWGVNRNEIVNTVLKGIGVVAQGPLSPASWAYNSSFAPYSYNINNAKSELAQAGKASGVSFTLLITSGSPLNAQEAQFIQSELQPAGITVNIKQETFTTLLNDTSAFNFQAALIGWSGRPDPDGNMYSWFHTGGGFNDMQYSNPQVDSLLEAARATSDQATRTSDYQQAEQLILQDAPYVFINYGVNEQATGTNIKNFTLLPTGLMNFASVYVGS, from the coding sequence ATGAAGTATCATCCCCCCGTGCAATGCGTCCGCTCTCAGAAGTTATTTTTCCAACTCGTAGCAATGTTCTGTCTTGTAACAATTCTGGCAGCGTGTGGTAGCAGTGGTACGCAGGCTACCAATTCATCGTCGAAGTTCGGTGGAAACATCAAGGTTGGACTTGATGCTGACGTAACTACACTCGATCCATTACTATCGACCTCGTTGTACGACCGACAGGTGATGCTGAACATTTACGACACGCTGGTCAGGCTCGATGCCAACAATTCCATCGTACCAGACCTCGCTACATCATGGTCGTATACGTCTCCGACACAACTTGTATTCACCTTGCGCACCGATGTGAAGTTCCAGGATGGCACGCCGTTCAACGCCGACGCGGTTGTCTTCAACATCAACCGCATTTTGAAGACGCCGACTTCGCCACGCTATAGCGAGATATCCAGCGTGCAATCGGTGACGGCTGTGGATGCCTCGCACGTGCAGTTCACGCTGAAAAAGCCTTTTGCGCCCCTGCTGGCAGCGCTGACCGATCGCGCCGGTATGATGCTTTCGCCAACTGCCGTGCAAAAGCTAGGCAGCAGTCTGGCAAATGGCCCGGTCAATGCCGGCTCTGGCCCGTTCACGTTTAAGGAATGGGTGAAAGGCGATCACCTCACTATCGTAAAGAACCCGCATTATTGGATGAAAGATGCCCAGGGGAACGCCTTACCGTACCTGCAATCAATTCGCTACGTTCCCATCACCAATGAGAGTGTGATGTACTCCAACCTTGAAACCGGCACCATCAACGTCGCCGATGATCTCGGTCCAACCGAGGTAGCTTCCGCGAAGTCCAATCCCAGCCTTGTTTACAAACAGGAGCCCGGATTAAGCTTCTTTGGGTTCATGCTCAACACAAAGGTTGCCCCATTCAACAACGTCCACGTTCGCCGGGCTATCGAGTGGGGAGTGAACCGCAACGAGATTGTCAATACTGTCTTGAAAGGGATTGGAGTTGTTGCCCAGGGACCGCTCTCTCCGGCTAGCTGGGCATACAACAGCAGCTTCGCGCCTTATAGCTACAACATCAACAACGCCAAATCTGAACTTGCGCAAGCGGGCAAGGCGAGCGGCGTGAGTTTCACGCTCTTGATTACCAGCGGCTCCCCGCTGAATGCTCAGGAGGCACAGTTCATTCAGTCGGAACTGCAGCCGGCCGGTATTACCGTGAACATCAAGCAGGAAACGTTCACAACCCTGCTCAATGACACATCTGCCTTTAACTTCCAGGCGGCCCTGATAGGATGGAGCGGGCGCCCAGACCCGGATGGAAACATGTACTCCTGGTTCCATACTGGCGGTGGCTTTAACGACATGCAGTATTCGAACCCGCAGGTGGACTCGCTCCTTGAGGCCGCACGCGCGACCAGTGATCAAGCCACGCGCACTTCTGACTACCAGCAGGCAGAACAGTTAATCTTGCAGGATGCCCCCTATGTGTTCATCAACTATGGGGTAAACGAGCAGGCAACCGGGACGAATATCAAAAATTTCACGCTCCTGCCTACAGGATTGATGAACTTTGCCAGCGTGTACGTCGGTTCATAG
- the ggt gene encoding gamma-glutamyltransferase, translating into MSSLSLHRPITFARKGMVVAPHYLAAEAGLELLKGGGNAVDAAVAASAVLQVVYPFVCGLGGDVFMLIYDAASGKLSGLNGSGRSARAATIERYRALGYTSMPVLGIHTVTVPGCAAGWDEAEQHFGRLGLAQALAPAISYAEEGVAVGPDLHDALTRMSRREGIHRSWHAHFLPGGSVPAAGTIIRFPTLAQTLRTIAREGSSAFYRGEIAEQVAAFFAREGGLITREDLAAHQSEWVTPLSVPFADLSIYELPPNTQGVTALQMLGILDRLSLGDGPLSPDTIHMAVEAKKLAFADRDAYLTDPAYMRFNPAALIEPDYLSQRAALIDPVRAQPSVAPGSFGGDTIYLCAADREGNVVSLIQSNYMGFGSGVVVDDTGIVLQNRGAYFSLDPAAANALAPGKRTLHTLIPSMALRDGRPAMVFGTMGGDGQPQIHLQVYTAIARFGLNIQEAIEMPRWIHGAANGIELLRVEDRFPPATLAVLRQRGHQVEELGAWETGMGYAQGITFDAQTGMMQGGADPRAESLAAAW; encoded by the coding sequence ATGTCCTCACTTTCCTTGCATCGTCCCATCACCTTCGCTCGAAAGGGTATGGTTGTTGCGCCGCATTATCTGGCAGCAGAAGCAGGGTTGGAACTTCTGAAAGGTGGGGGCAACGCCGTTGATGCGGCAGTAGCAGCAAGCGCCGTTCTCCAGGTTGTGTATCCTTTTGTCTGCGGACTCGGCGGCGATGTCTTCATGCTTATCTACGACGCTGCCAGCGGAAAACTCTCTGGATTGAACGGCAGCGGGCGCTCAGCGCGGGCAGCAACTATCGAACGCTACCGCGCCCTGGGCTATACATCTATGCCCGTGCTGGGTATCCACACAGTCACTGTTCCTGGATGCGCCGCCGGATGGGATGAGGCAGAGCAACATTTTGGCCGTTTGGGGCTGGCGCAGGCGCTTGCCCCGGCTATTTCCTACGCCGAAGAGGGCGTGGCCGTGGGACCGGACCTGCATGATGCCCTGACACGTATGAGTAGAAGAGAAGGTATTCATCGCTCCTGGCACGCCCACTTCTTGCCCGGTGGCTCTGTTCCTGCAGCCGGAACAATAATCCGCTTTCCTACACTGGCACAAACGCTACGAACCATCGCCAGAGAGGGATCCTCAGCGTTTTACCGGGGAGAGATCGCGGAACAGGTCGCCGCGTTTTTTGCGCGCGAGGGCGGCTTGATTACCCGCGAAGACCTGGCCGCGCACCAGAGCGAATGGGTCACACCCCTCAGCGTTCCATTTGCGGACCTGAGCATCTATGAACTGCCACCCAATACCCAGGGCGTGACGGCCCTTCAAATGCTTGGAATCCTGGATCGCCTGTCCCTCGGCGATGGCCCGTTATCGCCGGATACCATCCACATGGCGGTCGAGGCGAAAAAGCTGGCTTTCGCGGACCGTGATGCTTATCTTACTGACCCTGCCTATATGCGATTCAATCCGGCAGCACTCATTGAGCCGGACTATCTGAGCCAAAGAGCGGCGCTCATCGACCCAGTTAGAGCGCAACCGTCCGTTGCACCCGGCAGTTTTGGTGGCGATACGATATATCTCTGCGCGGCTGATAGAGAGGGTAACGTCGTTTCGCTCATTCAGAGTAATTATATGGGCTTCGGAAGCGGCGTCGTTGTGGATGATACGGGCATCGTTCTCCAGAATCGAGGAGCATATTTTTCGCTCGACCCAGCTGCCGCGAACGCGCTTGCGCCAGGCAAACGAACGCTGCACACGCTGATCCCATCGATGGCGCTGCGCGATGGCAGACCCGCGATGGTCTTTGGTACGATGGGCGGTGATGGACAGCCCCAGATTCATTTGCAGGTCTATACCGCGATAGCGCGTTTTGGGCTGAACATCCAGGAAGCTATCGAGATGCCGCGCTGGATCCACGGTGCGGCAAACGGTATAGAGCTACTGCGCGTGGAAGACCGCTTTCCGCCAGCAACGCTGGCAGTTTTACGCCAGCGCGGCCACCAGGTGGAAGAACTGGGCGCATGGGAAACAGGTATGGGCTATGCGCAGGGTATTACATTCGATGCACAGACAGGCATGATGCAGGGAGGAGCCGACCCGCGCGCCGAAAGTTTGGCCGCCGCCTGGTAA
- a CDS encoding glycosyltransferase family 39 protein, whose amino-acid sequence MQVSSSVRIKKRSEQGASFNGWLSWFLLPFILLVQASTSLLLLNNTPFQDEALYLLAGHQILLRWQGQATYLEPYGLYFSGYPFFYPPIAGLLDLLGGLEMARLFSLLCMLIATTCVYGLTLRLFDRTSALLAAFIFACGGSVLFVGRLATYDALCCCLLALALTFCLWASQAASDRRLLVFGPLLMLMVAAKYAGLLFIPTILALLAWWSWQQQGWREMLDRLHLALTSLIITGLLAFLVMDQQALTGMNVTTINRVSLTAAPALVVIGHIATTTGIFFALGLLALPLCGRKRVLTGLLFFGSALLVPLYHTTRGEMVSLDKHLAFCMIFLAPLVGYITAFFVNVLHRYMGGLSWLAVLALCLLIFLSGIQQASLLYEGWPSSTQLTTFLQPQVHKGKDHYLAEDYDVLRYSLQKQTDIWQWSSLDYFVYIAADKRELSGEAAYTAAIQAGYFEMIELSYGYHAALARHITQSLNASQDYQLVARIPMHSAYGDGSYWIWRKRVTAANDAALVGTGKKDRAHIPKA is encoded by the coding sequence ATGCAGGTGAGTTCTTCAGTACGCATAAAGAAACGTTCGGAGCAAGGGGCCAGTTTCAACGGTTGGCTCTCGTGGTTCCTGCTGCCCTTTATCCTGCTCGTGCAAGCCAGCACTTCTCTGCTCCTACTCAACAATACGCCTTTCCAGGATGAAGCCCTCTACCTGTTAGCCGGACACCAGATTCTGCTCCGATGGCAGGGCCAGGCAACGTATCTGGAGCCGTATGGCCTGTATTTTTCCGGCTATCCTTTCTTTTACCCGCCCATAGCGGGCTTGCTCGATTTGCTGGGAGGACTGGAGATGGCACGTCTGTTCAGCCTGCTTTGTATGCTGATCGCCACCACCTGCGTCTATGGCCTGACGCTCCGGCTGTTTGATCGTACAAGCGCGCTGCTCGCGGCTTTCATTTTCGCCTGCGGCGGGTCGGTCCTGTTTGTGGGACGCCTGGCTACCTACGATGCCCTGTGTTGCTGTTTGCTGGCACTGGCGCTAACCTTCTGCCTCTGGGCCAGCCAGGCGGCATCGGACCGCCGCCTGCTGGTATTCGGTCCTTTGCTGATGCTCATGGTTGCCGCCAAGTACGCCGGATTGTTATTCATCCCAACGATACTGGCCCTGCTTGCCTGGTGGAGCTGGCAACAGCAGGGATGGCGGGAGATGCTCGACCGCTTACACCTGGCGCTCACGTCATTGATCATAACAGGCCTTCTCGCTTTCCTGGTGATGGATCAGCAGGCGCTCACCGGAATGAACGTGACAACCATCAATCGCGTCAGCCTCACTGCTGCCCCAGCGCTGGTGGTCATAGGACATATCGCAACCACGACCGGGATCTTTTTCGCGCTCGGTTTGCTGGCCCTGCCGCTGTGTGGCAGGAAGCGCGTGCTGACCGGCCTGCTATTCTTTGGCTCAGCATTGCTCGTCCCGCTCTATCACACGACCAGGGGAGAAATGGTCTCACTGGACAAGCACCTGGCGTTCTGTATGATCTTTCTGGCCCCGCTGGTCGGCTATATCACTGCCTTCTTCGTCAACGTGCTACACAGATACATGGGTGGTCTTTCCTGGCTGGCTGTGCTGGCACTATGCCTGCTGATCTTCCTTTCGGGTATCCAGCAAGCATCTCTGCTCTACGAGGGCTGGCCTTCGAGTACACAGCTGACCACATTCTTGCAACCGCAAGTACACAAAGGAAAGGATCACTACCTGGCGGAAGATTATGATGTGTTGCGCTATAGCTTACAGAAGCAGACCGATATCTGGCAGTGGAGTAGCCTGGACTATTTCGTGTACATCGCTGCGGACAAACGGGAGCTTTCAGGAGAAGCGGCCTATACGGCCGCAATTCAAGCCGGATACTTCGAGATGATTGAACTGAGTTATGGGTATCACGCGGCCCTGGCCAGACATATCACACAAAGCCTGAATGCCAGCCAGGACTACCAGCTCGTTGCGAGAATCCCCATGCACAGCGCTTATGGCGACGGCTCCTACTGGATATGGAGGAAGCGAGTCACGGCAGCAAACGACGCAGCCCTGGTGGGAACAGGAAAGAAGGACCGCGCTCACATCCCAAAAGCCTGA
- a CDS encoding cupin domain-containing protein: MRYSQDEYQAFSRIRTASLAGSWRERREKMGIDMSHAQTVEVGYDEFCGALAARDLKPLWKIARQLMPEVPLPTTQAWLWKWDDVLPLAKRAGELITLERGGDRRVLALANPGLNGLPFTSTTLWGALQYLGPHESAPAHRHTPSAIRFVLTGSGVYTTVNGDACDMEPGDLILTPIWNWHDHNNRSDEPMVWFDGLDLPLLTTLESIFFENHPNQLQPVEGHNLSEQGFSGVGLRELGASSPVAHSPLLRYRWAETERTLEALHRARGGPMASLEFVNPLTGTPAVATFACEMHRLYPGERTATKRKTGSSIYVVFQGSGRSVINGVRFDWGPGDIFVTPSWASVDHQAEEQADLFAVSDRPVLQALYLYREEKLPEHQEISGTFVPLKGAISTADATQNGQSTSW, from the coding sequence ATGCGCTATTCACAGGACGAGTACCAGGCGTTTTCACGTATACGGACTGCTTCTCTGGCTGGTAGCTGGAGAGAAAGGAGAGAAAAGATGGGCATTGATATGAGTCATGCGCAGACCGTCGAGGTCGGCTATGACGAGTTTTGCGGGGCGCTGGCGGCGCGCGATCTCAAGCCGTTGTGGAAAATTGCCAGGCAGTTGATGCCGGAGGTGCCACTACCGACCACCCAGGCCTGGCTCTGGAAGTGGGACGACGTGCTGCCGCTTGCCAAACGCGCCGGAGAACTGATTACGCTGGAACGCGGCGGGGACAGGAGGGTGCTGGCCCTCGCCAATCCAGGGTTGAATGGCCTGCCTTTCACCAGCACGACGTTGTGGGGCGCGCTACAATACCTCGGCCCGCACGAATCGGCCCCCGCGCACCGGCATACGCCCAGCGCTATCCGCTTCGTCCTCACCGGCTCGGGCGTCTACACGACAGTCAACGGCGATGCCTGTGACATGGAGCCGGGCGACTTGATCCTGACGCCTATCTGGAACTGGCACGACCACAACAACCGCAGCGACGAGCCGATGGTGTGGTTCGATGGCCTGGACTTGCCCCTTTTGACCACACTGGAGTCGATCTTCTTCGAAAACCACCCCAACCAGCTGCAGCCGGTAGAGGGTCACAATCTCTCCGAACAAGGCTTCTCCGGGGTCGGGCTGCGCGAGTTGGGCGCCAGCTCTCCCGTTGCCCACTCGCCACTGCTGCGCTACCGCTGGGCCGAGACTGAGCGCACCCTGGAGGCGTTGCACCGGGCGCGCGGCGGCCCCATGGCCAGCCTGGAGTTTGTCAACCCGCTCACGGGTACGCCGGCCGTCGCCACCTTCGCTTGCGAGATGCATCGTCTCTACCCTGGCGAGCGCACTGCTACGAAACGCAAGACAGGCAGTTCCATCTACGTGGTTTTTCAGGGCAGCGGCCGCTCGGTCATCAATGGTGTGCGCTTCGACTGGGGCCCCGGCGATATTTTCGTCACCCCCTCCTGGGCCAGCGTTGATCACCAGGCCGAGGAGCAGGCCGACCTGTTCGCCGTCAGCGACCGGCCCGTCTTACAGGCGCTCTATCTCTACCGTGAAGAGAAACTGCCGGAGCACCAGGAGATCAGCGGAACATTTGTGCCGCTCAAGGGTGCAATAAGTACTGCCGACGCGACCCAAAATGGGCAGAGCACGTCCTGGTAG
- a CDS encoding MFS transporter translates to MMHKKEIELAVETDATRGTPLTQRPGKRLVSAVLAGTLLNPLNSSMITVALILIQTNFRISVTTASLLLSGFALAAAIAQPLMGRFSDLFGPRRVFCTGLLMVGIASAFAPFVPAFGWLIAIRMVQALGTSAAYPAGLAIIRAGDPQGKAPAGTLGAISITSSVSVALGPVLGGFLARLLGWPAIFLVNVPLTIVGLILALRWLPADSTPGLATLEDSPSRLSVAQAAVRMADVPGIVLFSGMLASLLAFLLSLASGPLWLLLPVAPLAAVLLVLRERGVAEPFLNVRMLAANRPLIGVYAQFAGVNIVFYAVFFSMPLWLEQVRGFDSGMAGLLLLPISGMGVLATPIAARLISKSGPRPALIIGSFTLIVGSLLLLVFNAATPVIVILAIGAILGIPNGFNNLGLQAALYEHAPARQMGAASGQFQTFRYVGAILATSLLGTTITSDGLHIIATILTIISVLLLLASFPIYRLRHVRKGE, encoded by the coding sequence ATGATGCACAAAAAAGAGATAGAACTTGCTGTTGAAACTGACGCAACCAGGGGCACGCCCCTGACTCAGCGACCTGGTAAACGCCTTGTCAGTGCGGTGCTGGCGGGGACGCTGCTGAACCCGCTCAACTCGTCGATGATCACCGTTGCGCTCATTCTGATCCAGACGAACTTCAGGATCAGCGTGACCACCGCGTCATTGCTCCTCTCCGGCTTCGCACTAGCGGCTGCTATCGCACAGCCCTTGATGGGTCGATTCTCTGACCTGTTCGGTCCCCGGCGTGTTTTCTGCACCGGCTTACTCATGGTCGGGATAGCAAGTGCGTTCGCGCCATTCGTACCGGCATTCGGCTGGTTGATCGCCATTCGTATGGTGCAGGCACTCGGTACCTCGGCAGCATACCCGGCGGGACTTGCCATCATTCGCGCTGGCGATCCACAAGGCAAGGCTCCTGCAGGAACGCTCGGCGCAATCTCCATCACCTCGTCGGTGAGCGTTGCTCTCGGGCCGGTGCTTGGTGGGTTTCTGGCGAGGCTTTTGGGCTGGCCTGCGATCTTTCTCGTCAACGTTCCACTGACCATCGTGGGTCTCATTCTGGCCTTGCGTTGGTTGCCAGCAGACAGCACCCCTGGTCTGGCCACACTGGAAGACTCGCCGTCGCGCCTCTCGGTCGCACAAGCGGCGGTGAGAATGGCCGACGTTCCTGGGATCGTCTTGTTCAGCGGGATGCTGGCTAGTCTCCTCGCATTCCTGCTATCACTGGCCAGCGGCCCGCTGTGGCTCTTGTTACCGGTCGCCCCGCTTGCCGCTGTCCTACTGGTTCTACGCGAGCGCGGTGTGGCTGAGCCATTTCTTAATGTGAGAATGCTGGCTGCCAACCGCCCGTTGATAGGTGTCTATGCTCAATTTGCGGGTGTCAATATCGTCTTCTACGCCGTCTTCTTCAGCATGCCACTCTGGTTAGAACAGGTGCGCGGCTTCGATAGCGGCATGGCAGGACTCCTGCTGCTGCCTATCTCCGGTATGGGTGTACTGGCCACACCCATCGCAGCGCGGCTCATCAGCAAATCTGGCCCCAGACCGGCCCTCATCATCGGTTCCTTCACGCTCATTGTGGGCTCCCTTTTGCTGCTGGTCTTCAACGCTGCCACCCCGGTGATCGTGATCCTCGCTATCGGGGCCATCCTCGGCATTCCCAACGGCTTCAATAACCTCGGCCTACAGGCTGCTCTCTACGAACACGCCCCGGCCAGGCAGATGGGTGCTGCGAGTGGTCAGTTCCAAACCTTCCGCTACGTGGGAGCCATTCTCGCCACCAGCCTGCTTGGGACAACGATCACCAGCGACGGCCTGCATATCATTGCCACCATCCTTACTATCATCAGCGTACTGCTTCTGCTGGCCAGCTTCCCGATCTATCGGCTGCGGCACGTGAGAAAAGGCGAGTGA
- a CDS encoding LysR family transcriptional regulator, whose amino-acid sequence MDLLQLRYFQTVARLEHMTQAAQELYISQSSLSKTIIHLEHELGVSLFDRQGRKIQLNQYGKAFLRRVEQVFAALDDGQRELADLAEGKQGQVSLASMSIYLLPGLLQSFRERHPGVNIRIFGSPRQEMLAQLERGEIDLCFSAPPLERPEIEYTSLMMEEILLAVPPGHCLAERKTVRLNEVAQEPFLALKQGYSLRKLIDTCCQQAGFTPHVVFEGDEPMALLHLVKAGLGIACIPALVWKSVPEIAVARVHIEEPLCQRELALLWSKERYLSVAARELRDFIITYFAHFDQTTPLSGSF is encoded by the coding sequence ATGGATCTGCTCCAGCTTCGCTATTTTCAGACCGTTGCCCGGCTTGAGCATATGACGCAGGCAGCGCAAGAACTCTACATTTCCCAGTCCTCTCTGAGTAAGACCATTATTCATCTTGAACACGAGCTGGGTGTCTCGCTGTTCGATCGACAGGGACGCAAGATCCAGCTCAACCAGTATGGCAAAGCGTTTTTACGGCGTGTCGAGCAGGTTTTTGCGGCGTTGGATGATGGACAGCGCGAGTTGGCTGATCTGGCAGAAGGGAAGCAGGGGCAAGTGTCGCTCGCGTCGATGAGTATCTATCTCCTCCCTGGTCTTCTCCAGTCCTTCCGTGAGCGCCATCCAGGCGTCAACATCCGCATTTTTGGCTCTCCTCGTCAGGAAATGCTCGCTCAGCTTGAACGCGGAGAAATTGATCTTTGCTTCTCTGCCCCGCCGCTCGAACGGCCAGAGATCGAGTATACATCATTGATGATGGAGGAAATTCTGCTTGCGGTCCCGCCGGGGCATTGCCTGGCGGAACGCAAGACAGTCCGTTTGAACGAAGTTGCGCAAGAGCCCTTTTTAGCACTCAAACAGGGATATAGTCTGCGCAAACTTATCGACACGTGTTGTCAACAGGCAGGTTTTACTCCACATGTCGTGTTTGAGGGGGATGAGCCTATGGCGCTGTTGCACCTTGTCAAAGCTGGACTGGGTATTGCTTGTATTCCCGCGCTTGTCTGGAAGAGCGTCCCTGAGATAGCGGTTGCACGCGTCCATATCGAAGAGCCACTCTGCCAGCGTGAGTTGGCTTTGCTCTGGTCAAAGGAGCGCTACCTCTCTGTTGCCGCGCGTGAATTGCGTGATTTTATCATCACGTACTTTGCACACTTTGACCAAACCACGCCATTATCCGGAAGCTTCTGA
- a CDS encoding glucose 1-dehydrogenase, with protein MFRLEKKIAFVTGAGSGIGESIARLFAQQGAHIVLADLREDAAQRVAGEIQEAGGSARVQQLDVAEESQVKAAIEQIAAREGRLDILVNNAGISHVGSLLETSFEDWERVMRVNAGGVFLCAREGVRQMLAQSPGGGVIINMASVAAMIGIERRLPYCASKGAVLALTRSIAIDFVTQGIRCNAICPGTVQTPFVEGYLARNFAGHEDEVRQQLHARQPVGRMGLPNEVAHAALYLASDEAAFVTGSALVIDGGWTAK; from the coding sequence ATGTTTCGCCTGGAAAAGAAAATCGCCTTCGTGACTGGAGCCGGCTCAGGCATCGGAGAATCTATCGCGCGACTTTTTGCGCAGCAGGGTGCGCATATTGTGCTGGCAGACCTTCGAGAAGATGCAGCGCAGCGAGTTGCCGGTGAGATTCAAGAAGCGGGAGGAAGCGCGCGGGTACAACAGTTGGACGTTGCCGAAGAGTCTCAGGTGAAGGCTGCCATAGAGCAGATCGCCGCGCGCGAAGGAAGGCTCGATATCCTGGTTAATAATGCAGGTATCAGCCACGTTGGCTCTCTGCTGGAAACCAGCTTTGAGGATTGGGAGCGCGTGATGCGAGTGAACGCGGGTGGTGTTTTCCTGTGCGCACGTGAAGGGGTACGACAAATGCTGGCGCAATCGCCAGGGGGCGGCGTCATTATCAACATGGCCTCGGTCGCGGCGATGATCGGGATCGAGCGGCGTTTGCCCTATTGCGCCAGTAAAGGTGCGGTGCTGGCCCTCACACGCTCGATCGCCATCGACTTCGTCACACAAGGCATTCGCTGCAACGCCATTTGCCCCGGCACGGTGCAGACACCTTTCGTCGAGGGCTACCTCGCCCGCAACTTCGCCGGACATGAGGACGAGGTGCGCCAGCAGTTGCACGCCCGCCAGCCCGTCGGACGCATGGGACTTCCGAATGAAGTTGCCCATGCCGCTCTATACCTGGCTTCAGACGAGGCAGCCTTCGTCACCGGCTCGGCCCTCGTTATTGATGGCGGCTGGACAGCAAAATAA
- a CDS encoding TIM barrel protein — protein MSRIHLGINTCFAVKRWPEPEQWVRIVHDELGLDCCQFSFDLIDPLFDEEAVQAYADETREVASARGLQIHSTFTGLAAYSWSQLLHPDARLRLAALRWYKRAIEVTARLGAWGTGGHIGAFSVRDFSHTERKSALLTELQEHLSTLSDYASQHGLRFLLFENMAAEREWGHTLDEAQWLDQLDTAVPLVLCFDVGHVLRTNTLSATYQNWFAASWRQIPIIHLQQSDLLNDHHWPFTEAYNKQGVIEAGDILQAIAHWQRHEDLYLFLEPIHPFEAPDTLVLDELRASVTYWRRFLVQQSPGASS, from the coding sequence ATGTCTCGCATACACCTCGGCATCAATACCTGCTTCGCCGTCAAACGCTGGCCAGAGCCGGAGCAGTGGGTGCGTATAGTACACGATGAACTTGGACTGGATTGTTGTCAATTCAGCTTTGACCTGATCGATCCATTGTTCGATGAGGAGGCAGTCCAGGCCTACGCAGACGAGACCAGAGAGGTTGCTTCCGCGCGGGGTCTCCAGATTCACAGCACCTTTACCGGCCTGGCCGCCTACTCCTGGAGCCAGTTGCTGCATCCCGATGCGCGTTTGCGCCTGGCCGCACTGCGCTGGTATAAGCGAGCGATTGAGGTGACCGCTCGCCTGGGCGCCTGGGGGACAGGTGGACACATTGGCGCGTTTAGCGTGCGAGATTTCTCGCATACCGAACGTAAATCGGCACTGCTGACCGAATTGCAAGAGCATCTCTCTACCTTGTCCGACTACGCGTCACAACACGGTTTGCGTTTTCTGCTGTTCGAAAATATGGCGGCGGAGCGCGAATGGGGACACACACTTGACGAGGCGCAGTGGCTCGATCAATTGGACACAGCAGTTCCGCTTGTCCTCTGCTTTGACGTGGGGCATGTCTTACGCACGAATACCCTCAGTGCTACCTACCAAAACTGGTTCGCCGCTTCCTGGAGGCAGATACCAATCATTCACTTGCAGCAAAGTGACCTCCTGAACGACCACCACTGGCCATTTACCGAAGCATACAACAAACAGGGTGTAATAGAAGCCGGGGATATTCTACAGGCCATTGCGCATTGGCAGAGGCACGAAGATCTCTATCTCTTTCTCGAACCTATCCATCCTTTCGAGGCTCCAGATACACTGGTACTGGACGAATTACGCGCGAGCGTTACATACTGGCGGCGATTTCTCGTTCAGCAGAGTCCAGGTGCCAGTTCATAG
- a CDS encoding DeoR/GlpR family DNA-binding transcription regulator, with protein MLASERRRLILERVAELQSIETQALADELGVSVMTIRRDIKRLEQDGFLRQTYGGATVHITKSVELGFNSRALQNAAQKRLIGACAARMIEPGQTLFLGEGTTTSQFAQFLPPHPHLQVITASLSHASLLCSRNIQVIVLGGKLHNDELTMTGPIAESTLHRFYADVCILGAAGVDPNVGVTELDHEVASLHRLMMERASRVIVLADHGKLGLRAPAVVAPIAMVTNLVTDEAAPAEMLDQLRACGAQITLARQRTTEPESEMVK; from the coding sequence ATGCTGGCGAGTGAGCGGAGAAGGCTTATTCTGGAGCGGGTGGCCGAGCTACAATCGATTGAGACCCAGGCGCTGGCCGATGAGCTGGGAGTGTCCGTGATGACCATCCGGCGCGATATTAAGCGGCTGGAACAGGATGGTTTTTTACGCCAGACATACGGCGGCGCGACCGTCCACATTACCAAAAGTGTGGAACTGGGCTTTAACAGCCGGGCATTACAGAACGCCGCGCAGAAGCGATTGATCGGCGCGTGTGCAGCGCGGATGATTGAGCCTGGGCAGACATTGTTTCTGGGTGAGGGAACAACCACTTCCCAATTCGCGCAGTTTCTTCCTCCCCATCCGCATCTGCAGGTAATTACAGCCTCCCTTTCGCACGCCAGCCTGCTCTGCTCGCGCAACATTCAGGTCATCGTACTCGGTGGCAAGCTGCACAATGATGAACTCACCATGACCGGCCCTATCGCGGAATCCACGCTCCACCGTTTTTACGCGGATGTTTGCATCCTGGGCGCGGCAGGAGTCGATCCCAACGTCGGGGTGACGGAGTTAGATCATGAAGTGGCCTCGCTTCACCGGCTGATGATGGAGCGCGCGAGCCGCGTTATTGTGCTGGCCGATCATGGGAAGCTCGGTCTTCGCGCTCCCGCTGTTGTCGCCCCCATAGCGATGGTGACGAATCTGGTGACCGACGAAGCGGCTCCCGCGGAGATGCTCGATCAACTCCGGGCCTGCGGCGCGCAAATCACATTGGCGCGCCAGCGAACGACTGAACCTGAATCAGAAATGGTGAAGTAA